One Romboutsia sp. 13368 genomic window carries:
- a CDS encoding DUF116 domain-containing protein has product MEDIKKYLIAISILISILILGGVIINILISSLTHMFGVLINILVISIILLILFSTVVTYRVIKDKKISLNLMKINLKFVSLLFNPIISIASIIGIPKNDIRRVFVKLNNSYIYSNTYNFDIKDILILIPHCIQKNSCKLKVTNKIENCVQCGLCNVSDLVKLKEKTGINIVLATGGTLARKMIIENKPKAAIAVACERDLTSGIQDMNHIPVLGVFNKRPNGPCIDTFIDIHEVEKAIKFLTNKNKY; this is encoded by the coding sequence ATGGAAGACATCAAAAAATATTTAATAGCTATAAGTATATTAATATCAATACTAATTTTAGGTGGAGTAATTATAAATATACTTATATCTAGTTTAACTCATATGTTTGGAGTATTAATTAATATATTAGTTATATCTATAATACTACTTATACTTTTTTCTACAGTAGTTACTTATCGTGTTATTAAAGATAAAAAGATAAGTTTAAATTTAATGAAGATAAACTTAAAATTTGTAAGTTTATTATTTAATCCAATAATTTCTATTGCATCAATTATAGGGATACCTAAAAATGATATAAGAAGAGTTTTTGTTAAATTAAATAATAGTTATATATACAGTAATACTTACAATTTTGACATTAAAGATATATTAATACTTATACCTCATTGTATACAAAAGAATAGTTGTAAGTTAAAAGTAACTAATAAAATAGAAAATTGTGTACAATGTGGCTTATGTAATGTAAGCGACTTGGTTAAACTAAAAGAAAAAACAGGAATAAACATAGTTCTAGCTACAGGTGGAACTTTAGCTAGAAAAATGATTATAGAAAATAAACCTAAAGCTGCCATAGCAGTAGCTTGTGAAAGAGACTTAACATCTGGTATTCAAGATATGAATCATATACCAGTATTAGGTGTATTTAACAAAAGACCAAACGGACCATGTATAGATACTTTTATAGACATACATGAAGTTGAAAAGGCAATAAAATTTTTAACTAATAAAAATAAATACTAA
- the fmt gene encoding methionyl-tRNA formyltransferase: MRVLFMGTPDIATGCLQKLIDEKYDIIGVVTQPDKPQNRGKKLGMPPVKELALKYDIPVYQPIKARDEDFVETLKNLNPDIIVVVAFGQILPKSILDIPKLGCINVHVSLLPKYRGAAPINWVIINGEEKTGVTTMYMDEGLDTGDMILTEEFDLDDEITAGELHDKMKDIGADVLIETLKQIENGTAPRIPQNHEEFTYAPMMNKSLGQIDWSKSAREIHNLVRGVNPWPSAYTIYDGLTMKVWKTEVLSETSDKEPGTILKVDKDGIRVSTKDNIILVKEIQMPGKKRVLVSEYIKGNNINANIILG; this comes from the coding sequence ATGAGAGTACTATTTATGGGGACACCTGATATAGCTACTGGGTGTTTACAAAAACTAATAGATGAAAAATATGACATAATAGGTGTTGTAACTCAACCTGACAAACCTCAAAATAGAGGTAAAAAGTTAGGTATGCCACCTGTTAAGGAATTAGCTTTAAAATATGATATACCAGTATATCAACCAATTAAAGCTAGGGATGAAGATTTTGTAGAAACATTAAAAAATTTAAATCCAGATATAATAGTAGTAGTGGCATTTGGTCAAATACTTCCAAAGTCAATATTAGATATACCTAAGCTTGGATGTATAAATGTTCACGTTTCATTATTACCTAAATATAGAGGAGCAGCTCCAATAAACTGGGTAATAATAAATGGGGAAGAAAAAACAGGTGTTACGACAATGTATATGGATGAAGGTCTAGATACTGGAGATATGATATTAACAGAAGAATTTGATTTAGATGATGAAATAACAGCAGGAGAGCTTCATGATAAAATGAAGGATATAGGAGCAGATGTTTTAATAGAAACTTTAAAACAAATAGAAAATGGAACTGCACCTAGAATTCCTCAAAATCATGAAGAATTTACATATGCTCCTATGATGAATAAGTCTTTAGGTCAAATAGATTGGTCAAAAAGCGCAAGAGAAATACATAATCTTGTAAGAGGTGTAAATCCATGGCCAAGTGCTTATACTATATATGATGGATTAACTATGAAAGTATGGAAAACGGAAGTTTTAAGCGAAACTAGCGATAAAGAGCCAGGAACTATACTTAAAGTAGATAAAGATGGTATAAGAGTAAGTACTAAAGATAATATAATTTTAGTTAAAGAAATTCAAATGCCAGGTAAGAAAAGAGTACTTGTATCTGAATATATAAAAGGAAATAATATCAACGCTAATATAATATTAGGCTAG
- the def gene encoding peptide deformylase, protein MALREIVQIGEPVLRKKAKPVEVIDEKIIQILDDMAETMYNADGVGLAAPQVGILKRIVVIDIGDGIIELINPEIIETSGEQIGEEGCLSVIGESGVVRRPNVVKVRAYNRKGQLFEIEGEELLARAFCHEIDHLEGILYVDKVEK, encoded by the coding sequence ATGGCATTAAGAGAAATAGTTCAAATAGGAGAACCAGTTTTAAGAAAGAAAGCAAAACCTGTTGAGGTAATAGATGAAAAAATAATACAAATATTAGATGATATGGCAGAAACAATGTACAATGCAGATGGAGTAGGTCTTGCTGCACCTCAAGTTGGAATATTAAAAAGAATAGTAGTTATAGATATAGGTGACGGTATAATAGAACTTATAAACCCTGAAATAATAGAAACATCTGGAGAACAAATAGGAGAAGAAGGATGTTTAAGTGTTATAGGAGAATCAGGCGTAGTTAGAAGACCAAATGTTGTAAAAGTAAGAGCTTACAATAGAAAAGGACAATTATTTGAAATAGAAGGAGAAGAGCTTTTAGCTAGAGCATTCTGCCATGAGATAGATCACTTAGAAGGTATATTATACGTTGACAAAGTAGAAAAGTAA